The sequence below is a genomic window from Cryobacterium arcticum.
GTGTGGAGGACAAGTGCCTAGACCATTCGTGCGCGGGCCGAGCGTCACGGCCGCGAGATGACATCCATTCTGCAAGCAAGCATGCCCAGTGGTGTGGAGCAACAACAGGCCCAGATAGCCGAGTTGGCGCGCCGGATCGGGCAGTTGGCCTCGGCGGACCGCATGACCGTCGTCGTCGCGGAGTCCCTGACCGCCGGTCGGATCTCCCAGGCGCTCGGGGCGGCGCCGGACTCCTCGACGTGGTTCGGTGGTGGCGTCATCGCGTACCAGCCGTTCACCACGTACCGGCTGCTCGGCGTGCAGCCGGGACCGGTGGTGTCCGCGGAATGCGCGGAGCAAATGGCCAAGGGTGTGCTCGAAAGCGTCGGGGCGGATGCGAGCGTGGCGGTGACAGGTGTCGGCGGACCGGGAGCCGAAGAGGGGCAGCCGGCCGGCACTGTGTTCATCAGCGTCGGTACCCGCTGTGGGGTGCGTTCATTCTCGTACCGGTTCAGTGGCTCACCGGAGACCGTCATCGCTCTCACGACCATCCGGGCGCTGACCCACCTCAAGAACGTGCTCCTGGACTAGACGCCGCGTTCCGCGTGCGTGAGAGCGGGGAAATGGTTGCTTCGCGAGGGTTGTAGCAGTCTTATGGCCGCTTTCGAGGGCGGGCGACCGGGGTGCCGGGGTCGTCGGTCAGCGCGCGGGCGGGGGAGCGGTGCTGGCGCGCACCACGAGGTGGGTGGGCACGATGGTGGTGCCGGGGCCCACGGCGGCGGGGGAGTCGATCTGGCGCAGCAGTTTCTCGATGCAGAGCCGTCCCACCTGGCCGAAGTCCTGGTGCACGGTGGTCAGCGGCGGCCAGAAGGCATCCGCCTCGCGCATGTCGTCGAAGCCGACCACGCTCACGTCGGCCGGCACCGAGCGCCCGGCCTCGTGCATGGCGCGCATGACCCCGAGGGCCATTTGGTCGTTCGAGGCGAAGATCGCGGTGACCGACGGGTCGGCGGCAAGGGTGACGCCGTGCCGGTAGCCGCTCTCGGCGTTCCAGTCGCCCTCGAGCACGGGCGGCACCGGTGCGTCGGCTGCCTTGAGCGTGGCGCGCCAGGATGCCGTGCGTCGCCCGGCCGAGAATGACGACTCGGGTCCGGCGATGTGCCAGACCGTCTTGTGCCCGAGGTCGAGCAGATGCTGGGTGGCCAGCCGGGCGCCCTCGGTCTGGTCGGTGTCGACCACCGTATAGCGCTCGCCCGCGTCGGAGTCGACGATCACGACCGGCAGCCCGGTGGGCACAGTCACGTCGATGCGATCCAGGATGTGCGCTTCCATGATGATCACGATGCCGTCGACGGCCTGCTCGGCGAGCCGGTTCACCGCACCGGCGACCGCGCCCTGGGTGGGCAGCGCCACGGGGATCAGGGTGATCGAGTAGCCGGCCTGGGCGGCGGCCGTGGCGACGGCGTCGAGGGTGCGCATGTTGCCGAAGCTGGACAGGGTGAACATGATCACGCCGATAGTGCTGAACTTGCCCGACTTGAGCGCGCGGGCGGCGCTGTTGGGCCGGTAGCCGATGTCTTCCATGGCCGCGAGCACCCGGTCCCGGGTATCAGCGTCGACGTTGCTGCGGGCGTTGACCACCCGGGAGACCGTTTGCGAGGAGACGCCGGCGAGCGCCGCCACATCCGCCATCGACGGCAACCGCACCGCCCGCGCGGGCGAGGCCTGGCGCGCGTCGTCGGAACCCGTGCCGTCGGTGGGGCGGATCGTTGCCACGTGCTCTCCAGAGTCCCGGAAAAGTTTCCGTATGTTTACGTAAACATGCTAGCGTGCTTACACGTCATGTTTACGTAAACATGATTCCCGAGTTTCACCATCCACCGCATCACCTCCCGAGTCAGAGAAACAGGCATGACGACGCTGTCAACACTCCCCCCTAGTGGCCAGACACTGCAGAGTTCCCGCAAGCACGTTCAGAAGCGCGACTGGACCGGCTGGAAGTTCATCGGCCCGTTCATGATCGTCTTCGCCCTAGTGCTCATCGCCCCGGTGCTCTACTCGATCTACCTCAGCTTCTTCAAGGACCAGCTCGTCGGCGGAAACTCCTTCGTCGGCTTCGAGAACTACGGCCAAGCGCTTTCCGACCCCAAGTTCTGGGAGTCCATGGGCCGGGTCACCCTGTTCTTCGTCGTGCAGGTGCCGATCATGCTCGGCATCGCCCTGTTCGCCGCCCTCGCCATCGACAGCGCGCGCCTGCACCTCTCCAGCTTCTTCCGCATCGCGATCTTCCTGCCCTATGCGGTTCCCGCCGTGGTCGCCACCCTCATGTGGGGCTTCATGTACGGCACCAAGTTCGGCCTGGTCGGCAACCTCAACGACTTCTTCAGCCTGTCCATCCCCGACCCGCTGTCCGGCAGCTGGGTGCTCGCGTCGATCGGCAACATCGTCACGTGGGAGTTCATCGGCTACAACATGATCCTGTTCTATGCGGCCCTCCGGGTGATCCCCACCGACCTCTACGAGGCCGCGTCGCTCGACGGCGCCAACGCGTTCCGCATCATCCGCAGCATCAAGATGCCGGCCCTGCGCCCCGCAATCGTGATCGGCGGCATCTTCTCGGTCATCGGCAGCTTCCAGCTCTTCAACGAGCCGAGCATCCTGCAGTCGCTGGCCCCCAACACCATCTCCACCTACTTCTCGCCGAACATGTACGCGTACAACCTGTCGTTCTCCGGCCAGCAGTACAACTACTCGGCAACCATCGCGATCATCGTCGGCCTCATCACCGCCGTCATCGCCTACATCGTGCAGAACTCCGGTTCCAGGAAGGAGGCCTGAGATGTCGACGACTGACCAGACCCACGCACCCGTCGACAAGGCGAAAGCCCCGCGGATGTCGCGCTACACGAGCGAGAAGAAGGCCGGCAAGTCCAACCAGGGCCTGCACACGAAGAAGTCGATCCTGCTCACCGTGATCATGGGCGCGCTGCTCATCTACAGCCTGCTGCCGCTGTTCTGGCTGTTCGTGAACTCCACCAAGACCCAGGCCGAGCTGCTGAACTCGTTCGGCCTTTGGTTCTCCGGCCCGAATGCGCTGTGGGACAACATCGTCGCCACCGTCACCTACAACGACGGTGTCTTCGTGCGCTGGTTCGGCAACACGCTGCTCTACGTCGTCGTCGGCGCCGGCGGAGCCACCTTCCTCGCGGCGCTCGGCGGTTACGGCCTGGCCAAGTTCAACTTCCCGGGTAAGAAGGCCGTCTTCGCGGTCGTCCTCGGCGCCGTCGCCATCCCCGGCACGGCCCTCGCGGTGCCGACCTTCCTCATGTTCAGCCAGATGGGCCTCACGAACACCCCGTGGGCGGTCATCCTGCCGTCGCTGATCAGCCCGTTCGGTCTCTACCTGATCTGGACCTACGCGCTCGACGCCGTGCCCACCGAGGTTCTCGAGGCCGCCCGGATGGATGGCGCGGGCGAGTTTCGCACCTTCTTCACCATCTCGCTCAAGCTGTTGGCCCCCGGCCTCGTCACGGTGCTGCTCTTCACACTCGTGGCGACCTGGAACAACTACTTCCTGCCCCTGATCATGCTCAGCGAACCCACCTGGTACCCGCTCACCGTGGGGCTCAAGCAGTGGAGCGCGCAGGCCCAGACCGTGGGCGGCGACGTCATCTACAACCTCGTCATCACCGGCTCGCTGCTCACGATCGTGCCGATCATCGTGGCGTTCCTCTTCCTGCAGCGCTACTGGCAGTCCGGACTCGCGTCCGGCAGCGTCAAGGCGTAGCCCCAGACTTCTCCGACCGCATCACCGCTTACCCGCTTACCCGCACGACCCGCACGACCCGTACGACCCGCGTGACCCGCACGACCTGCTCCATCACCCGCACCATCCGTTCCCGCATCACCGAATAACCATTTACAAGGAAGTGAAAGGCATCCCATGAAAGCAACACACAGCACCCTGCGCCGCACCGCGGTCGCCGTGGCCACCGGCCTCGCCCTCAGCCTGTCCCTCGCCGCGTGCTCGGCGGCCGGCGGCGGCTCGGCCGAGTCCGGCACCGCCGACGACATCGCGGCAGCGCTCAAGGAGAAGTCGACAATCACCGTCTGGGCCTGGGCCCCTGCGGTTGAAGACATCGCCAAGGCGTTCGAGAAGGAAAACCCGAACGTGACCGTCAAGGTCGTCAACGCCGGAACCGGCAACGACCAGTACATCAAGCTGCAGAACGCGATCAAGGCAGGCTCCGGCGCTCCGGACATCGCCCAGATCGAGTACTACGCCCTCCCGCAGTTCGCGCTCTCCGACGCACTCGCCGACCTCACCGACTTCGGGTTCGACCAGTACGCCTCCGAGTACACCGACAGCACCTGGGGTTCCGTCAACCTCGGCGACGGCATCTACGCCCTCCCGCAGGACTCCGGCCCCATGGCCATGTTCTACAACAAGGCCGTCTTCGACCAGTACGGCATCGAGGTGCCGACCACGTGGGACGAGTACATCGCCGCCGCCGAGAAGCTGCACGCCGCCAACCCGAACGCCTACATCACCAACGACACCGGCGACGCGGGCTTCACCACGAGCATGATCTGGCAGGCCGGCGGCCAGCCGTACACCACCAAGGACTCGACCGACGTCACGCTGAACCTGCAGGACGAGGGCTCGAAGAAGTTCGCCGACACCTGGAACCAGCTGCTCGACAACGACCTCCTCGCCCCCACCCCGAGCTGGAGCGACGAATGGTACAAGGGCCTGGGCGACGGCACCATCGCCACCCTCAACATCGGCGCCTGGATGCCCGGCAACCTGGAGTCCGGTGTGCCGGAAGCCTCCGGTGACTGGCGTGTAGCGCCGCTGCCCACCTACACGGCCGGCGACACCGCCAGCGCCGAGAACGGTGGTGGTGGCGACGCCATCCTCAAGCAGAGCAAGAACAAGCTCGTCGCTGCCGGCTTCCTGCAGTACATGAACGAGGGCGAAGGCACCCAGATCTCCATCGACGCCGGCGGCTTCCCGTCCACCGTCGCCGACCTCGACTCCGACGAATTCCTCGGCTACGAGAGCGAGTACTTCGGCGGCCAGAAGATCAACGAGGTGCTCGTGCAGTCGGCCAAGGACGTCGTTCCCGGCTGGAGCTACCTGCCGTTCCAGGTCTACTCGAACAGCATCTTCTCCGACACCGTCGGCCAGGCGTACGCCAGCAAGGGCGACATCAACGAGGGCCTGACCGCGTGGCAGAAGGCCACCGCCAGCTACGGCAACGAGCAGGGCTTCACCGTCACCGAGAAGTAAACATCCGCACCACCATCTGAGGAGGGTGGGTCTAGACAGACCCACCCTCCTGCTGTACCTACCTACTTGAAGAGGATCTCTCCCGTGTTGCACGCCCGGCTCAGCATCTCCCGCGACGACGTGGTCGCCCCCGTCTCGCCCCGGCTCTTCGGCTCGTTCGTCGAGCACATGGGCCGCGCCGTGTACACCGGGATCTACGAACCCGGACACCCCACCGCCGACGCGGACGGCTTCCGCCAAGACGTGCTCGACCTCGTGCGCGAGCTGAACCCCAGCCTGATCCGCTACCCGGGCGGCAACTTCGTCTCCGGCTTCCGCTGGGAAGACAGCGTCGGCCCGCGCGAGGAACGCCCCACCCGGCTCGACGTGGCCTGGCACTCCGTGGAGACCAACGAGGTCGGCCTGCACGAATTCGCCGGCTGGGCCGAGAAGGCCAACGTCGAGGTGATGCAGGCCGTCAACCTGGGCACGCGGGGCATCGCGGATGCCGCGGCCCTGCTCGAATACAGCAACCACTCGACCGGCACCGCGCTCAGCGACCAGCGCCGGGCCAACGGGCAGACCGAGCCGTTCGGCATCCAGGTCTGGTGCCTGGGCAACGAGATGGACGGCCCGTGGCAGATCGGCCACAAGACCGCCGAGGAGTACGGCCGGCTCGCCGCCGAGACCGCCCGCGTGATGAAGTGGGTCGACCCCACCATCGAGCTCGTCGTGGCCGGCAGCTCCAACGCCGAGATGCCCACCTTCGGCAGCTGGGAACGCACCGTACTCGAGCACACCATCGAGCTCGTCGACCACATCTCGCTGCACGCCTACTACGAGGAGAAGCCCGGCGACCTGGGCAGCTTCCTCGCCTCCGGCGTGGGACTGGACCGGTTCATCGGCGACGTCGCCGCGGTCATCGACGAGGTGGCCGTGAGCCAGGGCGTCGACAGGTTCATCGGCATCAGCGTCGACGAATGGAACGTCTGGTACCAGACCCGGTTCAACGAGGTCGACAAGGCGCCCCTGTTCAGCGGCGAGTGGAACACGCATCCGCGCCTGATCGAGGACGAGTACAACGTGAGCGACGCCGTGGTGGTGGGCTCGCTGCTTATCTCGCTGCTGCGCAACAGCGACCGCGTCTCGATGGCCAACCTCGCCCAGCTCGTGAACGTGATCGCGCCCATCCGCTCCGAGCCGAACGGTCCGGCCTGGCGGCAAACCACTTTCTTCCCCTTCGCCCGCACCGCCGCCGCCGCGCGCGGCGAGGTGCTGGCCGCCACGATCCACTCCGACAGCTACGAGAGCGCCCAGTACGGCACCGTCGATTTGGTGGATGCCGCGGTGACCGCCACCGACGACGAGATCGTGTTGTTCCTGGTCAACCGGTCCGCCACCGACCCGCTCACCCTCGAGGTGGACCTGGCCGGCGCGCCCGCCGGCTCGGTGCTCTCAGCCGAGAGCCTGTTCGCGCCCGAGGGCGGTGACCGGTTCAGCACCAACGCCGTGGACCACCAGGACACGGTGCATCCGGTGCCCCTGACGGAGGTGACGCTCTCGGACGACGGCGAGCTCGCCACGGTCGTGCTGCCGGCGTTGTCCTGGTCCATCGTGCGCCTGACCGCCCGGAGCGCAGCATGAGCGCCGTGGTCTCGACAGGCTCGACCAGCGGGGTACGCTGGGTGCGCTGGCCCGCCGCGCACACCCTCGCCGACGGCACCGAGAGCCTGCCCGCGGACGCCGCCCGCATCGGCTACGGCGCCGACTACAACCCCGAGCAGTGGCCCGAAGAGGTCTGGGCCGACGACATGCGCCTCATGCGCGAGGCCGGCGTGAACATCGTCTCCGTCGGCATCTTCTCCTGGGCGCTGCTGCAGCCCACGCCCGACACCTGGGACTTCGGCTGGCTCGACCGCGCCATCGACCTGCTGCACGCCAACGGCATCGCTGTCGACCTGGCCACCGCCACCGCCAGCCCGCCGCCGTGGCTCACCGAGCTGCACCCCGAGGTGCTGCCGGTCAACCGCCTCGGCGAGACCATCTGGCCCGGCGGCCGCCAGCAGTGGCGCCCCACCTCGCCCGCCTTTCGCCGTTACGCGCTCGCGCTGGTCGAGAAGATGGCCGAGCGCTACGCCCAGCATCCCGCCCTGTCGATGTGGCACATCAGCAACGAGCTCGGCTGCCACAACGTCTACGACTACTCCGATGACGCCGCGCGCGCTTTCCGCACCTGGCTCGAGGCCCGCTACGGCACGCTCACCGAACTCAACCGGGCCTGGGGAACGGCGTTCTGGTCGCAGAACTACTCGTCGTGGAGCCAGATCCTGCCGCCGCGCCTGGCCGCCACCCATCCCAACCCCACCCAGCAGCTCGACTTCGCCCGGTTCTCCAGCGACGCGCTCAAGGACTACCTCGTCGCCGAGCGCGAGATCCTGCGCCGGGCGACCCCGGAGGTGCCGATCACCACGAACTTCATGGTGATGGGCGAGACCCGCGGCATGGACTACGCCGACTGGGCCGCCGAGGTGGACCTGGTTTCCAACGACCACTACCTGCTCGTGGCCGACCCGGCCGCGTTCGAAGAACTGTCCTTCTCGGCCAACCTCACCGGTCAGATCGCCGGGCGGGCGCCGTGGTTCCTCATGGAGCACTCCACCAGCGCCGTCAACTGGCAGCCGGTGAACCAGGCCAAGACCCCCGGCCAGCTCCGCCGCGACAGCCTCACCCACCTGGCGCACGGCGCCGACGCGATCTGCTTCTTCCAGTGGCGCCAGTCGCTGGCCGGCGCCGAGAAGTTCCACTCCGCGATGCTGCCGCACGCCGGCGAAAACAGCTCGGTGTTCCGCAGCGTCGCCCGCTTCGGCGGCGAGCTCGCGCGGTTGGCCGAGGTGGCGGGCAGCCGCACGAAGCAGGCGCGCATCGGCATCCTCTTCGACTGGGACTCCTGGTGGGCGTCCGAGCTCGACTCGCACCCCACCGAGCTGCTCCGCTACAAGGCCGAGGCCATGGCCTGGTACACCGCCGCGCTGGCCAACGGCCTGCAGGCGGACATCGTGCCGGCCCGCTCGGTGCTCGCCGGGCCCGGCCTGGCCGACTACGACCTGGTCATCGCCCCCATGCTCTACGTGGTGCCCGACGAGCTGGCGGATGCCCTCGCCGGCTACGCCCGCGCCGGCGGCCACCTCGTGGTCGGCGTGTTCTCCGGCATCGCCGACGCTGACGACCACATCCACCCCGGCGGCTACCCGGGCGCGTTCCGCGACCTGCTCGGCGTGCGCGCCGAGGAATTCGGTGGGCTGCTCGCCGGCCAGACCGTGGCCCTGTCCGGCGACCTGCCGGTCGGCTCCACCGGATCGCTGCTCACCCACGACGTGTCGGTTGCCGCGGATGTCGACGTGCTCGCCCGCTTCGACGACGGCCCGTTCCCCGGCGTGCCCGCCATCACCGGGCGCACCGCCGGCGCCGGCCGCGCGAGCTTCGTCGCCACGGTGCCCGACCGCGCCGCCCTGGTGGCACTCGTCGGCCGGTTCGCCACGGATGCCGGCATCCACTCCCCGCTGCCGGAAGAGGTGCACGGCACCGTGCAGCTCGCCCTGCGTCAGAGCGACACCCGGGAGTACCTCTTCTATATCAACCACTCGGCGCTGGCCGTGACCGTGCCGCTCGGCGCGGCCGACGGCGACCTCACCGCGGTGGACCTCGGCGGCAGCACCCTGGCCGCCGATTCCCTCACCCTCCCGGCCACCGGCGTTGCCGTGCTGAGCCGAGCCCGAACGGAGACCTGATCATGGGTGACCTCACTCTGACCGCACCCGCGGCCCCCACCCCGGGCGATTTCGCGATCGGCGACACCGACTTCCTGCTGAACGGGGAACCATTCCGGATCCTGGCCGGCGCCATCCACTATTTCCGGGTGCACCCGGATCACTGGGCCGACCGCATCCGCAAGGCGAAGCTGATGGGCCTGAACACCATCGAGACCTACGTGGCCTGGAACGCGCACTCGCCCGTGCGCGGCACCTTCGACACCGTCGGGCAGCTCGACCTGGCCCGGTTCCTCGACCTGATCGCCGCCGAGGGCATGTACGCCATCGTGCGGCCCGGACCGTTCATCTGCGCCGAGTGGGACAACGGGGGACTGCCCGGCTGGCTGTTCGCCGACCCCGCCGTGGGTGTGCGCCGCAACGAACCGCTCTACATGACGGCCGTAGCCGAGTACTTCGACCGGCTGCTGCCCATCGTGGCATCCCGGCAGATCGACCGAGGCGGGCCCGTGATCCTGGTGCAGATCGAGAACGAATACGGCGCCTATGGCGACGACAAGGACTACCTGCGCGCGCTCGTAGAGCTCAACCGGGCCGGCGGCATCACCGTGCCGCTCACCACGATCGACCAGCCCACCGACCAGATGCTCGACGACGGCAGCCTGCCCGAGCTGCACAAGACCGGCTCCTTCGGCTCCCGCGCCACCGAACGCCTGGCCGTGCTCCGCCGGCACCAGCCCACCGGACCGCTGATGTGCGCCGAGTTCTGGAACGGCTGGTTCGACCACTGGGGCGCGCACCACCACACCACCTCGGCGGAGGATTCCGCGCGCGAGCTGGACGACCTGCTCGCCACCGGAGCATCCGTGTCGCTGTACATGTTCACCGGCGGCACCAACTTCGGCTTTACCAACGGTGCCAACGACAAGGGTGTGTTCCAGCCCACCGTCACCTCCTACGACTATGACGCCCCGCTCTCGGAGAGCGGCGAGGTCACGGCCAAGTACCTCGCCTTCCGTGAGGTGCTGACGCGGTACGCGCCGGTTGCCGCGGATGCCGCGCTGCCGCCGCTGCCCGAACCAGCGACCCCCGCCCCGGCCTTCGACGTGGTGGTTGACGAGTCGGTGTCGCTTTGGGACGCCCTGCCGGAGCTGGCCGACACCAGTGCCGCCTGGGCCGCTGAGCTGCCCAGCATGGATGCGCTCGGCCAGTACACCGGGTTCGCCCTGTACCGCAGCCGGCTCACGCCCGGCACCCGGGTGCTCTCCTTCGGCGAGGTGCGTGACCGCGCGCAGGTCTTCGTCGACGGCACCGCCGTCGGTGTGTTGCAGCGCGACCACCATGACCGGTCGCTCAGCCTGCCGCCGGGGGACCGGCTCGACCTGCTCGTGGAGGATCAGGGCCGGGTCAACTACGGCCCCCGCATCGGCGAGGACAAGGGCCTGATCGGCCCGGCCACCCTCGACGGCGTCGACCTCGCCCACTGGCAGGTGCTTCCGCTCGATGTGGACGGGTTCGTGCGCTCGGGCAGCGCCCTCTTCGCCCCGAAGAACGGGCACCACGGTGTCCCGGCCGCTCCGTCTGCGCACCATGCTCCGGCCGGTGCGGTCGACCTCGACCTCGACGTGGAGCTCGACCTGGCACTCAACCTCACGCCGACTCCGCGGTTGAGCTCCCCGGCGACGCTGTCGGCGGCGACCACACCCGCGTCGGCGGCGACCACACCCGCGTCGGCTGCCACCGTGCCGATGTCGCTCGCAACCTCGTCCGGGTCGACGGCGATCGCGCCCGCATCACCGGCGACCCTGTCGCTGGTCCCGAATGCAGAGGTGGCCGGTTCGCTCAGCGGTCCGGCGTTCGCGCGCGGCCGGTTCGGCGCCGAGCCCGGCATCGACCTGTTCCTCAGGACCGCCGGGTGGGGCAAGGGCCAGGTCTGGATCAACGGGTTCAACCTGGGCCGGTTCTGGGACCGCGGTCCGCAGACCACGCTGTACGTGCCCGGCCCGGTGCTCCGCGCCGAGAACGAGCTGGTCATCCTGTGCCTGCACGGCACTGAGAGCACCCGGATCAGCTTCGTGGCCCGCCCCGAGCTCGGCCACACCGACTTCTAGAGGTCACCTCGCCGGGTCTCGACAAGCTCGACCGACGTAAGGGTCGCGCCCGTCGCGGTGGATGAGCCTGTCGGGTCTCCTAAGGGAGTGCACGTCCTTAGGGACCTCGTGACGTGCGTGCATGTCGCGCCCCCGTCGCTGGTCGAGCTTGTCGAGACCTCGTGACGTTCCTCGAGATCCGCTCACCCGGCGCGGTGGTTGGGCTTGTCGAAACCAGAGGGTGATGTGGCCTGCGCACGACGGAGGGGCAGGCCGCGCGGTGCGCGACCTGCCCCTCCGTTCGTGCACTAGCTGCGGCGCTGCCGCACCTTCAGCAACACAGCCCCGCCGAGCATCAGCGCGAGTGACAGCGAGAGCAGCAGCCCCAGCGGAAGCTCGACGCCGGTGTTCGACAGCTGGCCGGCTGCGGCTCTGGCGGCGGCCTGATCGGCCACCAGGGTGACCGCGATGCTCGACAGCTCGGTGCCGTCCACCAACAGCATCAGGTGGTGCTGCCCGAGCGCTGCATCCGCGGGGATGCTACCGGTCAGGGTGAGCGAGCCACTGGCGGGCACGACGCCGGCGGCGAGGACCGCCACCGTGGAGTGGAGCTCGAAGCTGACGCTGGCTCCCGGGGTGGCGTCGGTCAGCGACGCCGTGAGACGCTGCCCGCGGGCAAGCACGGCGCCGGCCGAGTAGACCCCGCCGGAGGCGTTGGAGAACTCGACGTTCTTCGATCCCTCGCCGGTGCCGGGCAGCGGTAGCCCCGGGTTCGGCAGGCCGGGCACCTGGCCACCGGGAGTCCCGGTGCCGGGCCCCGTTCCAGGAGTGCCCGTGCCCGGCGTGCCAGGCGTCTCGCCACCGGGCGTGCCCGGAGTTTCACCACTCGGTGTGCCGGGAGTCTCGCCGCCGGGAGTCCCCGGCGTCTCGCCACCCGGAGTCCCCGGAGTTCCCGGAGTCTCGCCACCGGGGGTGCCCGGCCCAGGCACCACATCGGCCGCCAGCACAACCACTGGTGCGGAGTCGGCCATAGCCGAGGCGTAACCGGGCGCGCTGGCCGTCACGGTGACCGCGAGGGACGCCCCGAGGTCGGCCGCGACCGGCGTGTAGCTCGCCGAGGTGGCGCCGTCGATGGCGGTTCCGTTCCGGGTCCAGCTGTAGCCGAGTGCGGCATCCGCGGGGTCGGCGTTGGTGCTGGCGTTCAGGGCCAGCCCCACCTTGGGCGTGCCGGTGACCACGGGAACGGTCAGCGCCGCGGTGCGCTCGAAGGTGAGCTCGTACACCGAGGTGGTGGACCCATCCGCAGCGGTCACGGTCACTGTGGCGCCGGACAGGCCGTTGGGTACGACCTCGACCGTGGCCGACGTGTCGATGGCGGATGCGGTGACCACGGCGGGCGCAGAACCCGTCAGCGGCACGGTGTACGCGGTGGTGTCGGCGTCGAAGTCCTGCACCGGAGTGCCGTTCACCGTGAGCCGGGCGAGCCCGGACACGTCGGCGACGCCCGCCGTCTTACCGAACACCTGCACCTCGGAGACGACCATGTGGGTGTTCGGGTAGGCGGTCATCACTACGCGCAGCTGGCTGGTACTCACACCGGTCAGCGGCACGTCGATCACCGGGCCGAAATTGTCCGTGGGCGTGGCGACGGCGATCGGGCCGCCGGGCACGTCCTGCCACACGCCGGACCCGTCCAGGGCCTGCACGGTGACCGAGCTCGGCCAGCTTGTGGTGCCGTCCTTGTAGAAGTACAGCTTCGCCCGCGTCAGCGGCTGGGTCGAACCGAAGTTGTAGGTCAGCGTGTCTGCGGTCGGCTTGTTCGCGCTGCACC
It includes:
- a CDS encoding beta-galactosidase codes for the protein MSAVVSTGSTSGVRWVRWPAAHTLADGTESLPADAARIGYGADYNPEQWPEEVWADDMRLMREAGVNIVSVGIFSWALLQPTPDTWDFGWLDRAIDLLHANGIAVDLATATASPPPWLTELHPEVLPVNRLGETIWPGGRQQWRPTSPAFRRYALALVEKMAERYAQHPALSMWHISNELGCHNVYDYSDDAARAFRTWLEARYGTLTELNRAWGTAFWSQNYSSWSQILPPRLAATHPNPTQQLDFARFSSDALKDYLVAEREILRRATPEVPITTNFMVMGETRGMDYADWAAEVDLVSNDHYLLVADPAAFEELSFSANLTGQIAGRAPWFLMEHSTSAVNWQPVNQAKTPGQLRRDSLTHLAHGADAICFFQWRQSLAGAEKFHSAMLPHAGENSSVFRSVARFGGELARLAEVAGSRTKQARIGILFDWDSWWASELDSHPTELLRYKAEAMAWYTAALANGLQADIVPARSVLAGPGLADYDLVIAPMLYVVPDELADALAGYARAGGHLVVGVFSGIADADDHIHPGGYPGAFRDLLGVRAEEFGGLLAGQTVALSGDLPVGSTGSLLTHDVSVAADVDVLARFDDGPFPGVPAITGRTAGAGRASFVATVPDRAALVALVGRFATDAGIHSPLPEEVHGTVQLALRQSDTREYLFYINHSALAVTVPLGAADGDLTAVDLGGSTLAADSLTLPATGVAVLSRARTET
- a CDS encoding glycoside hydrolase family 35 protein, encoding MGDLTLTAPAAPTPGDFAIGDTDFLLNGEPFRILAGAIHYFRVHPDHWADRIRKAKLMGLNTIETYVAWNAHSPVRGTFDTVGQLDLARFLDLIAAEGMYAIVRPGPFICAEWDNGGLPGWLFADPAVGVRRNEPLYMTAVAEYFDRLLPIVASRQIDRGGPVILVQIENEYGAYGDDKDYLRALVELNRAGGITVPLTTIDQPTDQMLDDGSLPELHKTGSFGSRATERLAVLRRHQPTGPLMCAEFWNGWFDHWGAHHHTTSAEDSARELDDLLATGASVSLYMFTGGTNFGFTNGANDKGVFQPTVTSYDYDAPLSESGEVTAKYLAFREVLTRYAPVAADAALPPLPEPATPAPAFDVVVDESVSLWDALPELADTSAAWAAELPSMDALGQYTGFALYRSRLTPGTRVLSFGEVRDRAQVFVDGTAVGVLQRDHHDRSLSLPPGDRLDLLVEDQGRVNYGPRIGEDKGLIGPATLDGVDLAHWQVLPLDVDGFVRSGSALFAPKNGHHGVPAAPSAHHAPAGAVDLDLDVELDLALNLTPTPRLSSPATLSAATTPASAATTPASAATVPMSLATSSGSTAIAPASPATLSLVPNAEVAGSLSGPAFARGRFGAEPGIDLFLRTAGWGKGQVWINGFNLGRFWDRGPQTTLYVPGPVLRAENELVILCLHGTESTRISFVARPELGHTDF